One part of the Sorangiineae bacterium MSr11954 genome encodes these proteins:
- a CDS encoding sigma-70 family RNA polymerase sigma factor — translation MSPRDRRALEAELAQRLLRAREAHRGVALETETFVAFIARKVPAGKPALEGLRDLHIESLYLAYGCSIGNAAAMSIIEREYLPKLDPALARVGADTDRISEIKQRLRERLFTGTEARSPRITEYSGRGDLVRWLRAVAVRIAIDLARGTSGPSDRDVDELVLQADDPELAHLKRLYRAEVAEATRAALTNLDTDHRNDLRLYYLDGLRLKELATLRGIGISTMSRRLQTARRALLDDTRRRLRAKLDIGDGDLDSILRLLGSRLDFSRRWLDTKG, via the coding sequence GTGAGCCCTCGTGATCGAAGGGCGCTCGAAGCCGAGCTCGCGCAGCGTCTACTGCGTGCGCGCGAAGCGCACCGCGGGGTGGCGCTCGAGACCGAGACCTTCGTGGCCTTCATCGCGCGCAAAGTCCCCGCCGGCAAGCCGGCGCTCGAAGGATTGCGCGACCTCCATATCGAATCCCTTTATCTCGCGTACGGCTGCTCGATTGGAAACGCCGCCGCCATGAGCATCATCGAACGCGAATACCTCCCCAAGCTCGATCCCGCGTTGGCGAGGGTGGGGGCCGACACCGATCGCATCTCCGAGATAAAACAGCGGTTGCGCGAGCGCCTCTTCACGGGGACCGAAGCTCGATCGCCGCGCATCACGGAGTACAGCGGCCGCGGCGATCTGGTGCGCTGGCTCCGCGCCGTCGCCGTCCGAATCGCCATCGATCTCGCGCGCGGAACCTCCGGCCCCAGCGACCGCGACGTCGACGAGCTGGTGCTCCAAGCCGACGATCCCGAGCTCGCCCACCTCAAACGGCTCTATCGCGCCGAAGTCGCCGAAGCCACGCGCGCAGCCCTCACGAACCTCGACACCGACCATCGCAACGATCTCCGCCTCTACTACCTCGACGGCCTCCGACTCAAGGAGCTCGCCACCCTCCGCGGCATCGGCATCTCCACCATGAGCCGGCGGCTCCAAACCGCGCGCCGCGCCCTCCTCGACGACACCCGCCGCCGCCTTCGCGCAAAGCTCGACATCGGCGATGGCGATCTCGATAGCATCCTTCGATTGCTCGGCAGCCGGCTGGATTTCAGCCGGCGATGGCTGGATACGAAGGGTTGA
- a CDS encoding metallophosphoesterase — protein sequence MPHDRFGRLVLARLSVPACSLSLLACSADTGERDVNGAPPSGSEGAATDISNTNDVAEESARARESVACPAGKVKVDATSLALDGEDGYVTMGEAAGLALERFTLEAWVRRDGFGVPFANGEGAPSLVPIASKGRDAADGSSGGGNYALGFAGDVLAADFEDATGAHHPIAGKTEIPLGQWHHLAASYDGAAWRLFVDGQLDAASTQNATPRTDGVQPFAVGSSLDARGVPAGFLKGRVDEVRIWNRALGEGEVADAMYRRVGRGAGLAGRWAFDKKDRGAPDSVGSSHGTMAGGAALAGGGAILDVGRPPALRGESSSALRTVAGRNTTLHVNVDDPDSAEFTASFHVRQVSGGEDFTIVVLPDTQYYSRYPEWSKYYYDQTKWIMNNAKAYNIVGVIHNGDIVDQVHVEAQWKVADQAMKTLEASSTSFPHGMPYGTGAGNHDQDPFGTPGGTAKYNQYFGPARFRGRPYFGGTYAANEADENWVTFSAGGLDIVLVDLQYSATARPAAVLNWTKGIFNQHPDAFGIVNSHHILNADAAFSAAGKSIYDAVKTVPNVQLLTCGHISAENKRSDVFNGRTIHSMLADYQSRANGGGGYLRIWEFSPRNNELTVRSYSPTENKFETDANSQFTLKVDLSGAGNAAFKTLATADPADASHVEAALEGLAPGQTYEWYATVTDCAHTVTSPVYRFKTK from the coding sequence ATGCCGCACGATCGATTTGGCCGTTTGGTTCTCGCACGACTCAGCGTCCCCGCGTGTTCGCTCTCGCTCCTCGCGTGCAGCGCGGACACGGGTGAACGCGACGTGAACGGCGCACCTCCGTCGGGGAGCGAAGGAGCTGCGACCGACATTTCCAATACGAACGACGTGGCCGAGGAGTCCGCACGGGCTCGGGAGTCCGTCGCCTGTCCCGCCGGCAAGGTCAAGGTGGACGCAACCTCTCTCGCCCTCGATGGCGAAGATGGATATGTGACCATGGGCGAAGCGGCGGGGCTCGCGCTCGAGCGCTTCACCCTGGAAGCATGGGTACGGCGCGACGGCTTCGGCGTGCCGTTCGCCAACGGCGAGGGCGCTCCCTCGCTCGTCCCCATCGCGAGCAAAGGGCGCGACGCCGCAGACGGCAGCAGCGGCGGCGGCAACTACGCCCTTGGCTTCGCGGGCGACGTGCTCGCGGCCGACTTCGAAGATGCGACCGGCGCGCACCACCCCATCGCGGGCAAGACGGAGATCCCGCTCGGCCAATGGCACCACCTGGCCGCCTCGTACGACGGCGCCGCCTGGCGCCTGTTCGTCGACGGCCAGCTCGACGCCGCATCCACCCAAAACGCCACGCCCCGCACCGACGGCGTTCAACCCTTCGCCGTCGGCAGCTCGCTCGACGCGCGCGGCGTTCCGGCGGGCTTCTTGAAAGGGCGCGTGGACGAGGTGCGCATTTGGAATCGCGCGCTCGGCGAGGGGGAGGTCGCCGACGCGATGTACCGCCGCGTCGGGCGAGGCGCCGGTTTGGCCGGGCGCTGGGCCTTCGACAAGAAGGACCGCGGGGCGCCCGACAGCGTCGGTTCGAGCCACGGTACGATGGCCGGCGGCGCGGCGCTCGCCGGCGGGGGCGCCATCTTGGACGTGGGCCGCCCGCCCGCGCTCCGCGGCGAATCCTCGAGCGCGCTGCGCACGGTGGCGGGCAGGAACACCACGCTCCACGTGAATGTGGACGATCCGGATAGCGCCGAGTTCACGGCATCGTTTCACGTGCGCCAGGTCTCCGGCGGCGAGGACTTCACGATCGTGGTGCTCCCCGATACGCAGTATTATTCGCGGTATCCCGAGTGGTCGAAATACTATTACGACCAAACGAAGTGGATCATGAACAACGCCAAGGCCTACAACATCGTAGGCGTGATCCACAATGGCGACATCGTCGACCAGGTCCATGTCGAGGCGCAGTGGAAGGTGGCCGACCAGGCGATGAAGACCCTGGAGGCGAGCTCCACGAGCTTTCCCCACGGGATGCCCTACGGCACCGGCGCCGGCAACCACGATCAGGATCCCTTCGGCACCCCGGGCGGTACGGCCAAGTACAATCAATACTTCGGTCCGGCCCGGTTCCGCGGGCGCCCCTATTTCGGTGGAACGTACGCCGCCAACGAGGCCGATGAAAATTGGGTCACCTTCTCGGCCGGCGGGCTCGACATCGTGCTGGTCGACCTGCAATACAGCGCGACGGCGCGCCCGGCCGCGGTGCTCAACTGGACCAAGGGCATTTTCAACCAGCACCCGGACGCCTTCGGCATCGTGAACTCGCACCACATCCTCAACGCCGACGCGGCCTTCAGCGCGGCCGGCAAATCCATCTACGACGCCGTGAAGACCGTCCCCAACGTGCAGCTTCTCACCTGCGGCCATATCAGCGCCGAGAACAAGCGCAGCGACGTTTTCAACGGTCGAACCATCCACTCGATGCTCGCCGACTACCAATCGCGCGCCAACGGGGGCGGGGGTTACCTCCGCATCTGGGAGTTCTCGCCGCGCAACAACGAGCTCACGGTGCGCAGCTACTCGCCGACCGAAAACAAGTTCGAGACCGACGCCAATAGCCAATTCACGTTGAAGGTCGATCTCTCGGGCGCAGGCAACGCCGCGTTCAAGACCTTGGCCACCGCCGACCCCGCGGACGCGTCCCATGTCGAGGCGGCGCTCGAGGGCCTGGCCCCGGGGCAGACCTACGAGTGGTACGCGACGGTCACCGACTGCGCGCACACCGTGACGAGCCCCGTTTACCGATTCAAGACCAAGTAA
- a CDS encoding NAD(P)/FAD-dependent oxidoreductase translates to MKSYDVVIVGGGPGGLSAALAFGRGRAEALLVDGGTPRNARAHQVHTFLTRDGTPPSEFRRIAREELAMYASVEVRDALVTSIEKLTAPDLDGCAFAIALGDAKDAAVRARRVLLAVGMRDELPPIAGLAEFWGTSVFQCPYCHGWELRDRPWGAVVTSDAMAGFAPFLSNWASHLTLFTNGSELSEATLHTLRQSGLTLETEPIARLVGARDLESVELLSGRTVPCSALVMRPPQRQVDLVMALGLSLDEQGFVRVDPQTKESSTPGIHVIGDATTMQQAAIMAAAAGMGAAAAMNHALVMERMARAAASSSR, encoded by the coding sequence ATGAAATCGTATGATGTCGTCATCGTAGGAGGAGGACCCGGTGGGCTCAGCGCCGCGCTCGCCTTTGGTCGCGGGCGGGCCGAGGCGCTGCTGGTGGACGGAGGAACGCCGCGCAATGCGCGCGCGCACCAAGTTCACACCTTCCTCACGCGGGATGGGACGCCGCCGTCGGAGTTTCGCCGCATCGCCCGCGAAGAGCTCGCGATGTACGCGTCGGTCGAGGTTCGCGACGCGCTCGTCACGAGCATCGAGAAGCTGACGGCGCCCGACCTGGACGGTTGCGCCTTCGCGATCGCGTTGGGCGACGCGAAAGACGCCGCGGTGCGCGCGCGGCGCGTTTTGCTCGCCGTGGGAATGCGGGACGAGCTCCCTCCGATCGCGGGCCTCGCGGAGTTTTGGGGCACGTCGGTTTTTCAATGCCCTTATTGTCACGGCTGGGAGCTGCGCGATCGGCCTTGGGGCGCGGTCGTCACGTCGGACGCAATGGCCGGCTTCGCGCCGTTTCTCTCCAACTGGGCGAGCCATCTCACCCTCTTCACGAATGGCTCGGAGCTCTCGGAGGCTACGCTCCACACCCTGCGCCAAAGCGGCCTGACCTTGGAGACCGAGCCGATCGCACGCCTCGTCGGAGCGCGCGATCTCGAGTCGGTGGAGCTCCTCTCGGGGCGCACGGTACCGTGTTCCGCGTTGGTCATGCGACCGCCGCAGCGGCAGGTGGACCTCGTGATGGCCCTGGGGCTCTCGCTCGACGAGCAAGGTTTCGTTCGTGTGGACCCGCAGACGAAAGAGAGCTCGACCCCGGGAATTCACGTGATCGGCGACGCGACGACCATGCAGCAAGCCGCGATCATGGCGGCGGCCGCGGGCATGGGCGCCGCGGCGGCGATGAACCATGCGCTCGTCATGGAGCGTATGGCGCGGGCGGCGGCTTCGTCGTCGCGCTAG
- a CDS encoding AraC family transcriptional regulator codes for MLQAEIIAPATRRMLCPTPAGRAAGRHPFTVLSYQIAGELHVEQNGPLELRAGDFYVIPAGHAHRVTRTVDAELWSVQLPTAHLDPERFAPVLAPIESMARGALPRVSVPANRRDLVASLFSELANARTGAPLRIESLMALLLGELAEHAASTSALAPRHTGDLAARAVSLIASQALGPLSLDALAKKLGRNRSHVAEVVRRATGQTVGELVAEIRLGEARRRLEQTDELVEIIGERVGYPDPTHFARMFKRRYGQSPRAWRRAHP; via the coding sequence GTGCTCCAGGCGGAAATCATCGCACCTGCCACCCGACGCATGCTCTGTCCCACCCCGGCGGGGAGGGCGGCTGGACGGCATCCGTTCACCGTCCTTTCGTACCAGATCGCCGGCGAGCTGCACGTCGAGCAGAACGGGCCCCTGGAGCTCCGGGCCGGCGATTTTTACGTGATCCCCGCCGGCCACGCCCACCGGGTCACGCGCACCGTCGACGCCGAGCTCTGGAGCGTGCAGCTCCCGACCGCGCACCTCGACCCCGAGCGATTCGCTCCCGTGCTCGCACCGATCGAGAGCATGGCTCGAGGTGCGCTTCCGCGCGTCTCCGTCCCCGCGAACCGGCGGGACTTGGTCGCATCGCTCTTTTCCGAGCTCGCGAACGCACGCACCGGCGCTCCCCTTCGGATCGAGAGCCTCATGGCGCTCCTGCTCGGCGAGCTCGCGGAGCACGCCGCGTCGACCTCCGCGCTCGCGCCACGCCACACCGGCGATCTCGCGGCGCGCGCCGTATCGCTGATCGCGAGCCAGGCGCTCGGCCCTCTTTCGCTCGATGCGCTCGCAAAGAAGCTCGGGCGCAACCGATCGCACGTCGCCGAAGTCGTGCGACGGGCAACGGGGCAGACCGTGGGGGAGCTCGTCGCGGAGATCCGCCTCGGCGAAGCACGGCGCCGGCTCGAGCAGACCGACGAGCTCGTCGAGATCATCGGCGAGCGCGTGGGCTACCCCGATCCCACGCACTTTGCGCGTATGTTCAAGCGCCGCTATGGCCAATCGCCGCGCGCATGGCGCCGCGCCCATCCATGA
- a CDS encoding ATP-binding protein, whose amino-acid sequence MGSRSAKVGYETRLYLYALLGGAPAVVIALSLLVFGQHAHKTVWTLGLLAVGFWLGLAAYVRADVVRSLRNVANLVAAVREGDYTLRGRSVRADDALGEALGELNALSGVLRDQRLESMEASALLEKVIEAVDVALFAFDPGRHLRLVNRAGERLLGPRPGGFLGATAEELGLGPLLEGEAPRTFAMSFAGGKGPWELKRATFRQRGLVHELVVLSDLHRALREEERAAWQRLVRVIGHEINNSLAPIQSIAGHLHELVVERERPADWEDDMRSGLSVIARRAESLGRFLRAYAQLARLPPPKLTEVDVGPWLERVCALETRVPLRLVPGPSTRIAADPDQLDQLLINLVRNAAEAAIETQGKVELTWTRLAGAVEVHVIDEGPGIASTENLFVPFFTTKPSGSGIGLVLARQIAEGHGGSLTLEARTERTGCVARLRLPAG is encoded by the coding sequence ATGGGATCAAGGTCGGCTAAAGTCGGATACGAAACACGGCTTTATCTCTACGCGCTGCTCGGTGGCGCGCCGGCCGTCGTCATCGCGCTGTCGCTGCTCGTCTTTGGCCAACATGCGCACAAGACGGTGTGGACCTTGGGCTTGCTCGCCGTGGGCTTCTGGCTCGGGCTCGCAGCTTACGTGCGCGCCGACGTCGTTCGCTCGCTCCGCAATGTCGCCAACCTGGTGGCCGCGGTGCGCGAGGGCGACTATACGCTGCGCGGCCGCTCGGTGCGCGCCGACGATGCCTTGGGCGAAGCGCTGGGCGAGCTCAACGCGCTGAGCGGTGTGCTTCGCGACCAGCGGCTGGAGTCGATGGAGGCCTCGGCGCTGCTCGAAAAGGTCATCGAGGCGGTGGACGTGGCCCTCTTTGCCTTCGACCCCGGCCGCCATCTGCGGCTGGTGAACCGCGCCGGCGAGCGCCTGCTCGGCCCGCGCCCCGGCGGCTTTCTGGGGGCGACCGCCGAGGAGCTGGGGCTCGGACCGCTCCTCGAAGGCGAGGCGCCGCGCACATTCGCCATGTCGTTCGCCGGCGGCAAGGGCCCTTGGGAGCTCAAACGCGCCACCTTTCGCCAGCGCGGCCTGGTGCACGAGCTGGTGGTGCTCTCCGATTTGCACCGCGCCCTTCGCGAAGAGGAGCGCGCCGCGTGGCAGCGGTTGGTGCGGGTCATCGGCCACGAGATCAACAACTCGCTCGCGCCGATTCAATCGATCGCGGGGCACCTGCACGAGCTGGTGGTCGAACGCGAGCGACCCGCCGACTGGGAAGACGATATGCGCAGCGGCCTGTCCGTCATCGCCCGCCGCGCCGAATCGTTGGGCCGCTTCCTCCGCGCCTACGCGCAGCTCGCGCGCCTGCCGCCGCCGAAGCTCACCGAGGTCGACGTCGGGCCCTGGCTCGAACGGGTCTGTGCCCTCGAAACGCGCGTGCCGCTGCGCCTCGTTCCGGGGCCGAGCACCCGCATCGCGGCCGACCCGGATCAACTCGATCAGCTGCTCATCAACCTGGTGCGCAACGCCGCCGAGGCCGCGATCGAAACGCAAGGCAAGGTCGAGCTCACGTGGACCCGCCTGGCGGGCGCCGTCGAGGTCCACGTGATCGACGAGGGCCCCGGCATCGCCAGCACGGAGAACCTCTTCGTCCCGTTCTTCACCACGAAGCCGAGCGGCTCCGGCATCGGCCTGGTGCTCGCCCGCCAAATCGCCGAAGGCCACGGCGGCTCGCTGACCCTGGAGGCGCGCACCGAGCGAACGGGCTGCGTGGCGCGCCTGCGTCTGCCGGCGGGTTGA
- a CDS encoding sigma-54 dependent transcriptional regulator — protein sequence MPAASPRILVADDQSDIVEALRLLLKREFVVHTAASPAAVLEIAGREELDLVLMDLNYARDTTSGKEGFELLDKLRELDTTLPVVVMTAWGSIEGAVEAVRRGARDYVQKPWDSARLLATLRTQIELGSALRRSRRLEQESSRQRAQQLPKMIAEAPSMRPVLDLLERVAPSDANVLILGEHGTGKEVIARRMHDASLRASRAFVAVDAGGMSPGVFESELFGHVRGAFTDAKADRVGCFELADGGTLFLDEIGNLPIAQQAKLLRVIQTGEFHPVGSSRTRRANVRVLAATNIDIGREVAEGRFREDLLYRLNTVEVHLPPLRERREDIAGLAAHFLERQAARYGKPLRSLSPAAMRALLEHLWPGNVRELEHVMERAVLMARGDAIAPEDLGFRKPAAVAGAASTGAAAGAERVSASHAGNAGNAGNAGNAGNAGAPGGENMTLEEIEYHAIQRALARAGGNVNDAAVALGLSRSALYRRLQAHGIKVG from the coding sequence GTGCCCGCAGCATCCCCGCGCATTCTCGTCGCCGACGACCAATCCGATATCGTCGAAGCCCTACGCCTTTTGCTCAAGCGCGAGTTCGTCGTGCACACGGCGGCGTCGCCCGCCGCGGTGCTGGAAATCGCCGGCCGCGAGGAGCTCGACCTCGTGCTCATGGATTTGAACTACGCGCGCGACACCACCTCCGGCAAAGAGGGCTTCGAGCTCCTCGACAAGCTGCGCGAGCTCGACACCACCTTGCCGGTGGTGGTCATGACCGCGTGGGGGAGCATCGAGGGCGCGGTCGAAGCCGTCCGCCGCGGCGCGCGCGATTACGTGCAAAAGCCGTGGGACTCCGCCCGGCTCCTCGCCACCTTGCGCACGCAGATCGAGCTCGGGAGCGCGCTGCGGCGCTCGCGCAGGCTCGAGCAAGAGTCGTCGCGGCAGAGGGCGCAGCAGCTGCCGAAGATGATCGCCGAGGCCCCGTCGATGCGGCCGGTGCTCGATCTGCTCGAGCGCGTGGCGCCGTCGGACGCCAACGTGCTCATTCTGGGCGAGCACGGCACGGGCAAAGAGGTGATCGCGCGCCGGATGCACGACGCATCGCTCCGCGCGTCGCGCGCCTTCGTGGCCGTTGACGCGGGCGGCATGTCGCCCGGCGTCTTCGAGAGCGAGCTGTTCGGCCACGTGCGCGGCGCCTTCACGGACGCCAAGGCCGATCGGGTCGGGTGCTTCGAGCTGGCCGACGGCGGCACCTTGTTCCTCGACGAGATCGGAAACTTGCCCATCGCGCAGCAGGCCAAGCTCCTTCGCGTGATCCAGACCGGGGAGTTTCACCCCGTGGGCTCCTCGCGCACCCGCCGCGCCAATGTTCGCGTGCTCGCGGCCACGAACATCGACATCGGGCGCGAGGTGGCCGAGGGTCGCTTTCGCGAGGATCTCCTGTACCGTCTGAACACCGTCGAGGTGCACCTGCCACCTCTGCGCGAGCGGCGCGAGGACATCGCCGGCTTGGCCGCGCACTTCCTCGAGCGCCAAGCGGCGCGCTACGGCAAGCCTTTGCGGAGCCTCTCCCCGGCCGCGATGCGCGCGCTGCTCGAGCACCTCTGGCCCGGCAATGTGCGCGAGCTCGAGCACGTGATGGAGCGCGCCGTGCTCATGGCCCGCGGTGATGCGATTGCCCCCGAGGACCTCGGCTTTCGCAAGCCTGCGGCGGTCGCGGGTGCGGCAAGCACGGGGGCCGCGGCCGGTGCGGAGCGCGTGTCCGCTTCCCACGCGGGCAACGCCGGAAATGCGGGCAACGCCGGAAATGCGGGCAACGCCGGCGCGCCGGGCGGCGAGAACATGACCTTGGAGGAGATCGAGTACCACGCGATTCAGAGGGCGCTCGCGCGCGCGGGGGGAAACGTCAACGATGCTGCCGTTGCGCTTGGACTGAGTCGCAGCGCTCTCTATCGTCGGCTGCAGGCTCATGGGATCAAGGTCGGCTAA
- a CDS encoding ABC transporter ATP-binding protein, producing MIRMEGITRVFTTDEVETHALSGVHLEIARGEFVSIEGPSGSGKTTLLSVLGLLDAPTAGTYLLGGERVDGLSPLEAARVRNRQIGFVFQSFNLIGDLSVYENVELPLTYRDIAPAERKRRVSAALERVGMAHRAKHMPGQLSGGQQQRVAVARAVAGDPLILLADEPTGNLDSHNGDLVMGLLRELHAAGTTICMVTHNPEYAQQATRTVHLFDGRIVREHRPGQTAEAAAAGSDLGERVVSNF from the coding sequence ATGATTCGCATGGAAGGCATCACCCGGGTGTTCACGACGGACGAAGTGGAGACGCACGCCCTCTCCGGGGTGCACCTGGAAATCGCGCGCGGCGAGTTCGTATCCATCGAGGGGCCGTCCGGATCGGGGAAGACCACCTTGCTCTCGGTGCTCGGGCTGCTCGACGCGCCCACCGCCGGCACCTACCTGCTCGGCGGCGAACGGGTCGATGGATTGTCCCCGCTCGAGGCCGCGCGGGTGCGCAATCGCCAGATTGGGTTCGTCTTCCAGAGCTTCAACCTGATCGGCGATCTCTCGGTCTACGAGAACGTGGAGCTGCCGCTCACCTACCGCGACATCGCCCCGGCCGAGCGCAAACGGCGGGTCTCGGCCGCGCTGGAGCGGGTGGGCATGGCCCATCGCGCCAAGCATATGCCCGGGCAGCTCTCGGGCGGCCAGCAGCAGCGGGTGGCGGTGGCGCGGGCGGTGGCGGGCGATCCGCTGATCCTGCTGGCCGACGAGCCCACCGGGAACCTCGACTCGCACAATGGCGATTTGGTGATGGGATTGCTTCGTGAGCTGCACGCGGCCGGAACCACCATTTGCATGGTGACGCACAACCCCGAATATGCGCAGCAGGCGACGCGCACGGTTCATTTGTTCGATGGCCGCATCGTCCGCGAGCACCGGCCCGGGCAAACCGCGGAGGCGGCCGCAGCCGGTTCCGACCTTGGCGAACGCGTGGTATCGAATTTCTGA
- a CDS encoding HlyD family efflux transporter periplasmic adaptor subunit: protein MNPSVTPLRTPPSPGTPASPAGAPHTSHLPPGGPPATGTDVPRKKPRSRKRFYLAAGAIAAVLATTFGLSRMHRALPTVDRATVWIDTVKQGAMVREVQGVGSLVPEQVRWLTATTPARVLEVRARSGATVGPETVVVVLDNPDLVLQSLEADRQKTAAEAELVNLEARLRNQHLAQEAQMVGLRADAVESTRRAEADGELARRGFLSKLEMAQSQGRAESLDGRVELEVKRLGAIEKEASAQLTVQKAQVERLGSIAAFRRRQLEELSVRAGVAGVLADVPVQVGQWVTQGVVLGKVAQPEKLKAELRVAETQAKDVQMGQTVSVDTHNGIVDGKVTRMDGAVQNGTVKVDVTFDGALPPGARPDLSVDGRIVIERLTDVLYIDRPPMATPQGSITAFKVVGNEAVRVPVQLGRSSVKTVEVVSGLRAGDAVILSDMTAYAAVDRLELR, encoded by the coding sequence ATGAACCCCTCCGTCACACCCCTACGAACGCCGCCTTCACCTGGAACGCCGGCATCACCCGCGGGCGCGCCCCACACGTCGCACCTTCCGCCGGGCGGCCCGCCCGCCACCGGAACCGACGTGCCCCGGAAAAAGCCGCGCTCGCGAAAGCGCTTCTACCTCGCCGCGGGTGCGATCGCCGCGGTCCTCGCCACCACCTTCGGCCTCTCCCGGATGCACCGCGCGCTCCCCACCGTCGACCGCGCCACCGTGTGGATCGATACGGTGAAACAGGGCGCCATGGTGCGCGAGGTGCAAGGCGTCGGCAGCCTGGTCCCCGAGCAAGTCCGCTGGCTCACCGCCACCACGCCTGCGCGCGTGCTCGAGGTGCGCGCCCGCTCCGGGGCCACCGTGGGGCCCGAGACGGTGGTGGTCGTGCTCGACAATCCGGATCTGGTCTTGCAGTCCCTGGAGGCCGACCGGCAGAAGACGGCGGCCGAGGCGGAGCTCGTGAACCTGGAGGCGCGCTTGCGCAACCAGCACCTCGCCCAGGAGGCCCAAATGGTGGGCCTTCGCGCCGACGCCGTCGAGAGCACGCGCCGGGCCGAGGCCGACGGTGAGCTCGCGCGGCGGGGCTTTCTCTCGAAGCTCGAAATGGCGCAATCGCAAGGCCGCGCCGAGTCGCTCGATGGACGGGTCGAGCTCGAGGTCAAGCGCCTGGGTGCCATCGAAAAAGAAGCCAGCGCGCAGCTCACGGTGCAAAAGGCGCAGGTCGAACGACTCGGCTCGATCGCCGCGTTCCGCAGGCGCCAGCTCGAGGAGCTCTCGGTGCGCGCGGGCGTCGCCGGCGTGCTGGCCGACGTACCGGTGCAGGTCGGGCAGTGGGTGACCCAAGGCGTGGTGCTCGGCAAGGTCGCGCAGCCGGAGAAGCTGAAAGCGGAGCTGCGCGTGGCCGAAACGCAGGCCAAGGACGTGCAGATGGGGCAAACGGTCTCCGTCGATACGCACAACGGGATCGTCGACGGCAAGGTCACGCGCATGGATGGCGCCGTTCAGAACGGCACCGTCAAGGTCGACGTCACCTTCGATGGGGCGCTCCCGCCGGGCGCGCGCCCGGACTTGAGCGTCGACGGGCGCATCGTCATCGAGCGGCTGACCGACGTCCTCTACATCGACCGCCCGCCGATGGCCACGCCGCAAGGCAGCATCACGGCCTTCAAGGTGGTGGGGAACGAGGCGGTGCGCGTCCCCGTCCAGCTCGGGCGCTCGTCGGTGAAGACGGTCGAGGTCGTGAGCGGCCTGCGCGCGGGCGACGCGGTGATTCTTTCGGACATGACGGCGTACGCCGCGGTGGATCGCCTCGAGCTGCGCTAG